A single region of the Oscillatoria salina IIICB1 genome encodes:
- the trpC gene encoding indole-3-glycerol phosphate synthase TrpC — translation MQIRRRSPNPPVDIKYLRYQVALPDAEPRNILEKIVWHKETEVDKMRDRLPLLELRKQLETAPPVRDFLAGLRSGKTKPALIAEVKKASPSKGVIREDFDPVAIATAYQQAGASCISVLSDREFFQGSYENITLVRSAVDLPILCKEFIIYPYQIYLARAHGADAVLLIAAILSEIDLGYFLKITRTLGMAALVEVHSLEELDRVLAVEGVNLVGINNRNLEDFSVDLQTTSQLLELRGKILKQRGITLVSESGLHQPSDLHFVSQAGADAVLIGESIVKQSNPVAAIANLFADV, via the coding sequence ATGCAAATCAGAAGACGATCGCCAAATCCGCCCGTAGATATTAAATATTTACGCTATCAAGTAGCATTGCCAGATGCAGAACCGCGCAATATTTTAGAAAAAATAGTTTGGCACAAAGAAACAGAAGTAGACAAAATGCGCGATCGCCTGCCATTGTTAGAATTACGCAAGCAGTTGGAAACGGCGCCACCAGTGCGAGATTTTTTGGCGGGGTTGCGCTCAGGTAAGACTAAACCGGCTTTAATTGCTGAAGTGAAAAAAGCTTCTCCTTCAAAAGGTGTAATTCGGGAAGATTTCGATCCAGTGGCGATTGCTACCGCTTATCAACAAGCAGGTGCTAGCTGTATATCAGTTTTGAGCGATCGCGAATTCTTTCAAGGTAGTTACGAAAATATTACTTTGGTGAGGTCAGCAGTAGACTTGCCGATTTTGTGTAAGGAGTTTATTATTTATCCTTACCAGATTTATTTGGCTCGCGCTCATGGGGCTGATGCTGTCTTGCTGATTGCCGCAATTTTGAGCGAGATCGATTTGGGCTATTTTCTCAAAATTACTCGAACTTTGGGCATGGCTGCTTTAGTAGAAGTTCACAGTTTGGAAGAACTTGACCGGGTTTTAGCTGTAGAAGGGGTTAACCTAGTAGGTATTAATAATCGCAATCTGGAAGATTTTTCCGTCGATTTACAAACAACTTCTCAACTGTTGGAGTTACGAGGCAAAATTCTCAAACAAAGGGGTATAACCTTGGTTAGCGAGTCAGGGCTACATCAGCCAAGTGATTTGCATTTTGTGAGCCAAGCTGGTGCTGATGCAGTGCTAATTGGAGAATCCATTGTTAAACAATCCAATCCAGTAGCTGCGATCGCTAATTTATTTGCTGATGTCTGA